Proteins from one Catenuloplanes atrovinosus genomic window:
- a CDS encoding CATRA conflict system CASPASE/TPR repeat-associated protein → MELRDQSLYEYALGLPAPNAPEVGRMLAAARTPAFGMHGSDAVGLGGTRLSGGSPPGRFEVQVRPGNPTAVLVRLLPRPEEIGWPSLVEAWDRALGAPSGERAPTGRARVYVAEYVPTAHAHPAAWRAAAEKALPASIRGTATEIVELATGVLFWEVTPESGRPEHRHLVLLVSVDQRETVDRWLWPHDGTLPMLAGVLWAVAQIRAQDRRWNALRPGVTRRAVRDAATDVLIALEPPAPDSAVDEVAENLQRRGVRLALVHAETRDIAATVTSARTDAEAILRGWPHECLERGPFTADLRAARRLERETADELPRARAALDMIEPLDRLTAGRVERRLHELTDRTEQLVLLQTTVLGALVVVLTAIQSLGYTWPLSPSLRLPVIVTLGWAAVLLPAYVGRLPTASAPRRRIPGWLSVPIAGLAASLVWLALTAGWQIAASTPAPPRWTLPLTGAAAAAGLATALRWRGRAGEHE, encoded by the coding sequence GTGGAGCTGAGGGACCAATCGCTGTACGAGTACGCCCTCGGTCTCCCCGCGCCGAACGCCCCCGAGGTGGGACGGATGCTGGCCGCCGCCCGCACACCCGCGTTCGGCATGCACGGTTCCGACGCCGTCGGCCTCGGCGGGACCCGGCTGTCCGGCGGCTCGCCACCGGGCCGGTTCGAGGTCCAGGTGCGTCCCGGCAACCCGACCGCGGTGCTCGTACGACTCCTTCCCCGGCCGGAGGAGATCGGCTGGCCGTCGCTCGTCGAGGCCTGGGACCGCGCGCTCGGCGCCCCGTCCGGGGAGCGCGCCCCGACCGGCCGTGCCCGGGTGTACGTCGCGGAGTACGTACCGACCGCGCACGCCCATCCGGCCGCATGGCGGGCGGCGGCCGAGAAGGCCCTGCCCGCCTCGATACGCGGGACGGCGACGGAGATCGTCGAACTCGCGACGGGCGTCCTGTTCTGGGAGGTCACACCGGAATCCGGCCGTCCGGAGCACCGTCACCTGGTGCTGCTGGTCTCCGTCGACCAGCGGGAGACGGTGGACCGCTGGTTGTGGCCGCACGACGGCACCCTGCCCATGCTCGCCGGCGTCCTCTGGGCGGTCGCTCAGATCCGGGCGCAGGACCGCCGCTGGAACGCCCTTCGCCCCGGCGTCACGCGCCGCGCGGTCCGCGACGCCGCGACGGACGTGCTGATCGCGCTGGAGCCGCCCGCACCGGACTCCGCCGTGGACGAGGTCGCCGAGAACCTGCAGCGCCGCGGTGTTCGCCTGGCCCTCGTCCACGCCGAGACGCGGGACATAGCGGCGACCGTGACCTCGGCGCGCACGGACGCGGAGGCGATCCTTCGCGGGTGGCCGCACGAGTGCCTGGAGCGGGGACCGTTCACGGCCGATCTGCGGGCGGCTCGGCGTCTGGAACGGGAGACCGCCGACGAACTGCCGCGCGCTCGTGCCGCTCTCGACATGATCGAGCCACTGGATCGTCTGACCGCCGGCCGCGTCGAACGCCGCCTGCACGAACTCACCGACCGCACCGAACAGCTCGTGCTGCTCCAGACCACCGTGCTCGGCGCGCTGGTGGTGGTGCTGACGGCGATCCAATCGCTCGGCTACACCTGGCCGCTGTCGCCGTCGCTGCGGCTACCGGTGATCGTCACGCTGGGATGGGCGGCCGTGCTGCTCCCCGCGTACGTCGGCCGGTTGCCGACCGCGTCCGCGCCGCGGCGGCGTATCCCCGGATGGTTGTCCGTCCCGATCGCCGGACTCGCCGCATCGCTGGTCTGGCTGGCGCTGACGGCGGGTTGGCAGATCGCCGCCTCAACACCGGCACCACCACGGTGGACACTGCCGCTGACCGGCGCTGCGGCGGCCGCGGGCCTGGCGACGGCGCTCCGGTGGCGCGGGCGGGCGGGCGAACATGAATGA
- a CDS encoding CATRA system-associated protein, which translates to MSTPPAGTVASRTLRTLRQVPSWSLTREQWEEADAHLGQIRRALTERRADLLHDAHQRLARLSPYRGDRPPDEEEHPADGRIPIPDRLHAATVELADRLQEQLASPADEEASAGRDNPWS; encoded by the coding sequence ATGAGCACGCCGCCCGCCGGCACGGTGGCCAGCAGGACGCTGCGCACGCTGCGCCAGGTCCCCTCCTGGTCCCTGACCCGTGAGCAGTGGGAGGAAGCGGACGCACACCTCGGGCAGATCCGGCGTGCGCTCACCGAGCGCCGGGCCGATCTGCTCCACGACGCCCATCAGCGGCTGGCGCGGCTGAGCCCGTACCGTGGCGACCGGCCGCCGGACGAGGAGGAGCACCCGGCCGACGGCCGGATACCGATTCCGGACCGGCTCCACGCCGCAACCGTGGAGCTGGCGGACAGGCTGCAGGAACAGCTGGCCTCGCCGGCGGACGAGGAAGCGTCCGCGGGGAGGGACAATCCGTGGAGCTGA
- a CDS encoding CHAT domain-containing protein encodes MIRARSRHLDRVAELSGQATSRLDRYEIDQARELYRDAMHILESGPPRFANEAVRLMWAVHRAGVRLALGRVEIVLGRPQAARVQVESALRQYEALFPDGSEAVADALTALGAVLEATGEFADADARLQRAVRITRAIGAGPERVAQALTALSLTRQSMGDIDGALAAAREALELPGLTRTAVAGLRGNLAFHHLGAGHLAEALRLCQGQWADVEAMERDGTIPGNTLLAALCRGNLGEVYAQMGQYESAAGHRAAALGMMRTAVPDSMMLAGALSNHAAMLLRTGDHETAEAELREALTICRTHAPRAPLSVVLSQHLAHLWLARDEPDRALATIRETISGHPDGARGGRQFIAAYLVAAAAYAAMDDLDRAALMVRYAEQICDRISPWLAERTGVHTALGDLAAGRGDLDGAIREYRSAIAVSERHRLGAADEPGLETFFAESTEAYRSLIEVTFRRGRDGDDALAFEAAEGIRARTLADLLARRGTAAQTLPPPVRALRERETRLYRRAATLARNVAALSCQEDALATALRGRLAETEQALERLRAEIRSGLPPRLPDPESPVCSMRDAQDRLDERTALVIYEATGESVFLWVLTASSRAFRRLGTPSATVLHTLDAAITALRARGGPEPAEELRRLAEWLLEPVLARLSPGITQLVFSAGGRLAYVPFAALPVGTGRLVDDFVTWSVPSATTMVRFGAAARPGGRTPFAGFAAERPSGGYADLPAARDEVEEAAALFPGARTFVGPGATAAAFRAHSGDARLLHIAAHASIDERQPLYSGILLSPDPDAQDNDPFLSLHDIIGLDLRADLVVCAACDSAHGQLRDGEGLVGFSRAFLAAGASALVLSLWPVQDACSQHVMDLLYPALRAGLSPAEALATALRAARASSPVLFERLSSWSGFIVVNTVAPADRRRS; translated from the coding sequence ATGATCCGCGCCCGGTCGCGGCACCTCGACCGGGTGGCCGAACTGTCCGGACAGGCGACGTCGCGGCTCGACCGGTACGAGATCGACCAGGCGCGAGAGCTCTACCGGGACGCGATGCACATCCTCGAGAGCGGTCCGCCACGCTTCGCGAACGAGGCCGTCCGGCTGATGTGGGCGGTGCATCGCGCCGGGGTCCGGCTCGCCCTCGGCCGCGTCGAGATCGTGCTCGGCCGTCCGCAAGCGGCACGGGTGCAGGTCGAATCGGCCCTTCGTCAGTACGAGGCGCTCTTCCCCGACGGGTCGGAAGCCGTCGCCGACGCGCTCACCGCCCTCGGTGCGGTGCTGGAGGCAACCGGCGAGTTCGCCGACGCCGACGCGCGGCTCCAGCGAGCCGTCCGGATCACCCGTGCGATCGGCGCCGGCCCGGAGCGGGTCGCCCAGGCGCTGACGGCCTTGTCACTGACCCGTCAGTCGATGGGCGACATCGACGGCGCGCTCGCCGCGGCCCGTGAGGCGCTCGAGCTGCCCGGACTGACCAGGACCGCCGTCGCCGGACTGCGTGGCAATCTGGCCTTCCACCATCTCGGTGCCGGCCATCTCGCCGAAGCGCTACGCCTCTGCCAGGGGCAGTGGGCGGACGTGGAAGCCATGGAGCGGGACGGCACGATCCCGGGGAACACCCTCCTGGCGGCACTCTGCCGCGGGAACCTCGGCGAGGTCTACGCACAGATGGGCCAGTACGAATCGGCCGCCGGGCACCGGGCCGCGGCGCTCGGCATGATGCGGACGGCAGTGCCGGATTCCATGATGCTCGCGGGCGCTCTCAGCAATCACGCCGCGATGCTGTTACGCACCGGCGATCACGAGACGGCCGAGGCCGAGCTGCGGGAAGCCCTCACCATATGCCGCACGCATGCGCCCCGAGCGCCGCTCAGCGTCGTCCTGAGCCAGCACCTCGCTCACCTGTGGCTCGCACGCGACGAACCGGACCGGGCTCTCGCCACGATCCGGGAGACGATCTCCGGCCACCCCGACGGCGCACGCGGCGGCCGGCAGTTCATCGCCGCCTATCTGGTGGCCGCCGCGGCCTATGCGGCGATGGACGACCTGGACCGCGCCGCGTTGATGGTGCGATACGCCGAGCAGATCTGCGATCGGATCTCACCGTGGCTCGCCGAGCGGACCGGCGTGCACACCGCTCTCGGTGACCTGGCCGCCGGACGTGGTGACCTCGACGGCGCGATCCGGGAGTACCGGTCGGCGATCGCGGTGAGCGAACGGCACCGCCTCGGGGCCGCCGACGAGCCCGGCCTGGAGACGTTCTTCGCGGAGTCGACCGAGGCCTACCGGTCGCTGATCGAGGTCACGTTCCGGCGGGGACGCGACGGCGACGACGCGCTCGCGTTCGAGGCCGCCGAAGGCATCCGGGCGCGTACGCTGGCCGACCTGCTGGCCCGCCGCGGCACCGCAGCGCAGACGCTGCCGCCGCCGGTGCGGGCGCTTCGCGAGCGAGAGACCCGCCTGTACCGTCGCGCCGCGACCCTGGCCCGGAATGTGGCCGCGCTCTCCTGTCAGGAGGACGCACTCGCCACCGCGCTGCGGGGCCGGCTCGCCGAGACGGAGCAGGCACTCGAGCGGCTGCGAGCCGAGATCCGTTCCGGGCTGCCGCCGAGACTGCCGGACCCGGAGAGTCCGGTGTGCTCGATGCGCGACGCACAGGACCGGCTCGACGAGCGGACCGCGCTGGTGATCTACGAGGCCACCGGCGAGTCCGTGTTCCTGTGGGTGCTGACCGCCTCGTCCCGGGCCTTTCGGCGACTCGGGACGCCCAGCGCGACCGTTCTGCACACCCTGGACGCGGCCATCACCGCGTTGCGGGCCCGCGGCGGCCCCGAGCCCGCCGAGGAGCTTCGGCGGCTCGCGGAGTGGCTGCTCGAGCCCGTGCTCGCCCGGCTCAGCCCCGGCATCACCCAGCTCGTCTTCTCCGCCGGAGGCCGGCTGGCCTACGTACCGTTCGCGGCGTTGCCGGTCGGCACCGGCCGTCTGGTGGACGACTTCGTGACCTGGTCGGTGCCGTCCGCGACCACCATGGTCCGATTCGGCGCGGCCGCCCGGCCGGGTGGTCGCACGCCGTTCGCCGGATTCGCCGCCGAACGACCATCGGGCGGCTACGCCGACCTGCCGGCCGCCCGGGACGAGGTGGAGGAGGCAGCCGCGCTGTTCCCCGGCGCCAGGACGTTCGTCGGTCCGGGGGCGACCGCGGCGGCCTTCCGCGCGCACAGCGGGGACGCGCGCCTGCTGCACATCGCGGCGCACGCGTCGATCGACGAACGCCAGCCGCTGTACTCCGGAATCCTGCTCTCGCCGGACCCGGATGCGCAGGACAACGATCCGTTCCTGAGCCTGCACGACATCATCGGCCTCGACCTTCGTGCGGACCTGGTGGTCTGCGCCGCCTGCGACAGTGCCCACGGACAGCTACGCGACGGCGAGGGACTGGTCGGTTTCAGCCGGGCCTTCCTCGCCGCCGGCGCCTCCGCGCTCGTGCTCTCGCTGTGGCCGGTGCAGGACGCCTGCTCACAGCACGTCATGGACCTCCTGTATCCCGCGCTGCGCGCGGGACTCAGCCCCGCCGAGGCGCTCGCCACCGCCCTCCGCGCGGCAAGGGCGTCCTCTCCGGTGCTGTTCGAGCGGCTCAGCTCCTGGTCCGGATTCATCGTGGTCAACACAGTCGCACCCGCCGATCGGAGACGCTCATGA
- a CDS encoding J domain-containing protein, translating to MNDEGLFRALGGRDAYDVLGVPRGATRDEILRAKRERQLQAHPDLHGSDTGDADSKLINIAAAILADDRVRADYDRWSGRGTASQAASATAPSAWDAGVPGTAAPVPGHGGPPGPFPPVFGPRPPAPPAWAGPAMPGSSIPAGPMAMPAYQPSPSAASRPSAPAIAGLVILVLLVLCCGPGLCMPFLQR from the coding sequence GTGAACGATGAGGGACTCTTCCGCGCTCTCGGCGGTCGAGACGCATACGACGTGCTCGGCGTGCCGCGCGGCGCCACCCGCGACGAGATTCTGCGAGCGAAGCGGGAACGGCAGCTGCAGGCCCATCCCGACCTGCACGGCAGCGACACGGGCGACGCCGACTCCAAGCTGATCAACATTGCGGCCGCGATCCTGGCGGATGACCGCGTCCGCGCCGACTACGACCGCTGGAGCGGCCGGGGCACCGCGTCGCAGGCGGCTTCGGCCACCGCGCCGTCCGCCTGGGACGCGGGAGTGCCGGGTACCGCCGCGCCCGTACCGGGTCATGGCGGCCCGCCCGGGCCCTTTCCACCGGTGTTCGGGCCGCGGCCGCCCGCGCCACCGGCCTGGGCCGGCCCGGCGATGCCGGGCTCGTCCATCCCGGCGGGCCCGATGGCCATGCCCGCCTACCAGCCGTCGCCGTCGGCGGCGTCACGGCCGTCCGCGCCGGCGATCGCCGGCCTGGTCATCCTGGTGCTGCTGGTGTTGTGCTGTGGCCCCGGTCTCTGCATGCCCTTCCTGCAACGGTGA